A window of Streptomyces armeniacus contains these coding sequences:
- a CDS encoding HAD family hydrolase, which produces MLTPVEIPSLPRTAAFFDLDKTVIAKSSTLTFGKSFYQGGLINRRAVLRTAYAQFVYLAGGADHDQMERMREYLSALCRGWNVQQVREIVAETIHDLIDPIIYDEAASLIEEHHLAGRDVVIVSTSGAEVVEPIGQLIGADRVVATRMVVEDGCFTGEVEYYAYGQTKADAIADLAKSEGYDLSRCYAYSDSATDLPMLETVGHPHAVNPDRALRKEALAREWPVLSFSRPVRLKQRMPSLSMPSRPTIAVAAAALTAAAATAGVVWYANKRRTRPV; this is translated from the coding sequence ATGCTCACACCTGTGGAAATCCCGTCGCTGCCCCGCACTGCCGCGTTCTTCGACCTGGACAAGACGGTCATTGCGAAGTCGAGCACGCTCACCTTCGGCAAGTCCTTCTACCAAGGTGGCCTGATCAATCGCCGAGCCGTACTGCGCACTGCCTACGCCCAGTTCGTCTATCTGGCCGGCGGTGCCGACCACGACCAGATGGAACGGATGCGGGAGTACCTCTCCGCCCTGTGCCGGGGGTGGAACGTCCAGCAGGTACGCGAGATCGTCGCCGAGACGATTCACGATCTCATCGACCCGATCATCTACGACGAGGCCGCCTCCCTCATCGAGGAGCACCATCTCGCGGGTCGCGACGTGGTGATCGTGTCCACGTCCGGGGCCGAAGTGGTCGAGCCCATCGGCCAGCTGATCGGCGCCGACCGCGTGGTGGCGACCCGCATGGTGGTCGAGGACGGCTGCTTCACCGGTGAGGTCGAGTACTACGCATACGGCCAGACCAAGGCGGACGCCATCGCCGACCTGGCCAAATCGGAGGGCTACGACCTGAGCCGCTGCTACGCGTACAGCGACTCGGCCACCGACCTTCCGATGCTGGAGACCGTGGGCCACCCGCACGCCGTCAACCCCGACCGCGCACTGCGGAAGGAGGCCCTCGCGCGCGAGTGGCCGGTCCTCTCGTTCTCCCGTCCGGTCCGTTTGAAACAGCGGATGCCGTCGCTGTCCATGCCGTCGCGTCCCACGATCGCCGTCGCCGCGGCCGCCTTGACGGCCGCTGCCGCAACCGCGGGGGTCGTCTGGTACGCGAATAAGCGCCGAACTCGCCCTGTTTAA
- the ssd gene encoding septum site-determining protein Ssd, whose protein sequence is MAETILIVTEDEDLLDDLLRLCAAAGAEAQVAHGAPADRVGWASWPAADTWRTSPLVLVGDDCAGAGGGLGGRGTGPPVGARRAGVLLVGRDLDDSGVWERGARIGAEGVVVLPDAEGWLAGRIADAAEGVGDPALTVGVIGGRGGAGASTLACALAVTAAHTRRRTMLIDGDPLGGGLDVLLGGERTEGLRWPAFAESRGRVGGAALEESLPRLHDLSVLSWDRGASMAVSGDAMKSVLEAARRHAGVVVVDLPRRMDEAVAEALAQLDVGLLVVPAELRAVAAAHRVASATRMVLKDLRAVVRTRGGSGGRRGRAYGPGLEEEEIAKLLGLGLAGELPWEPGLLESVEHGKPPGSAESGALARFCREFWDRSLAGSGSAGGVAV, encoded by the coding sequence ATGGCCGAAACCATTCTGATCGTCACGGAGGACGAGGACCTTCTCGACGACCTGCTGCGGCTGTGCGCTGCGGCGGGAGCAGAGGCGCAGGTGGCGCACGGTGCCCCTGCGGACCGTGTGGGCTGGGCGAGTTGGCCCGCCGCGGACACGTGGCGGACGTCGCCGCTGGTTCTGGTCGGAGACGATTGCGCCGGCGCGGGAGGCGGTCTCGGGGGACGGGGCACGGGCCCGCCCGTCGGCGCCCGCCGGGCGGGCGTGCTGCTCGTCGGCCGCGATCTGGACGACTCCGGAGTATGGGAGCGCGGAGCCAGGATCGGCGCCGAGGGCGTGGTCGTCCTCCCCGACGCCGAGGGCTGGCTGGCGGGGCGGATCGCGGACGCCGCCGAAGGGGTCGGAGACCCCGCGCTGACGGTCGGCGTGATCGGCGGCCGCGGCGGAGCCGGAGCCTCCACCCTGGCCTGCGCGCTGGCGGTCACCGCGGCACACACGCGCCGGCGCACGATGCTGATCGACGGCGACCCGCTGGGCGGCGGCCTCGACGTCCTGCTCGGCGGTGAACGGACGGAGGGGCTGCGGTGGCCGGCGTTCGCGGAGTCACGTGGGCGCGTCGGCGGCGCCGCGCTCGAGGAATCGCTGCCGAGGCTGCACGACTTGAGCGTGCTCAGCTGGGACCGCGGCGCCTCCATGGCGGTCTCCGGGGACGCGATGAAGTCCGTCCTGGAGGCGGCGCGGCGGCACGCCGGGGTGGTCGTCGTGGACCTCCCGCGCCGGATGGACGAGGCCGTCGCCGAAGCGCTCGCCCAGCTCGACGTCGGGCTGCTGGTGGTGCCCGCCGAGCTGCGGGCCGTCGCCGCGGCGCACCGGGTCGCCTCCGCCACCAGGATGGTGCTGAAGGACCTCCGCGCCGTGGTCCGTACGCGCGGTGGCTCCGGTGGACGGCGCGGCAGAGCGTACGGCCCAGGACTGGAAGAGGAAGAGATCGCGAAGCTGCTGGGCCTCGGTCTCGCCGGTGAACTCCCCTGGGAGCCCGGACTGCTGGAGTCCGTCGAGCACGGAAAGCCGCCCGGTTCCGCGGAGTCGGGCGCGCTCGCCCGCTTCTGCCGCGAGTTCTGGGACCGGTCGCTGGCTGGCAGCGGCAGCGCTGGAGGTGTGGCCGTATGA
- a CDS encoding TadA family conjugal transfer-associated ATPase, with protein MRTSAGTGAVELCGPRDPATGPALLDAVRVRLAETGAEPTPARVAAALRSQGRLLGDSAVLRVVEALRSEMVGTGPLEPLLADPQVTDVLVTGPEQVWVDRGSGLERTEVRFPDAAAVRRLAQRLATSTGRRLDDARPWVDARLPDGTRMHAVLPPVAVGSTCLSLRVVRPRAFRLAELITAGTVPPGGDRLLRAMLDARLSFLVSGGTGSGKTTLLSSLLGLVGPRERIVLAEDSAELRPDHPHVVRLESRVANQEGIGHVSLRDLVRQALRMRPDRLVVGEVRGSEVTDLLIALNTGHEGGCGTVHANAAADVPARLEALAATAGLDRTALHSQLAAALDLVVHLVRDRSGRRRIAEIHVLERDRDGLVTTVPAAVWGAEGFVPGRGRQRLEALCARGGGAW; from the coding sequence ATGCGGACCAGCGCGGGGACGGGGGCCGTGGAGCTGTGCGGGCCCCGGGATCCGGCCACCGGGCCCGCGCTGCTGGACGCTGTCCGGGTGCGCCTCGCGGAGACCGGGGCGGAACCGACCCCGGCGCGGGTGGCGGCCGCACTGCGGTCGCAGGGCCGGCTGCTCGGCGACAGCGCGGTGCTGCGGGTGGTGGAGGCGCTGCGCTCGGAGATGGTCGGCACCGGACCGCTGGAGCCGTTGCTGGCTGATCCGCAGGTCACCGACGTGCTGGTCACGGGCCCTGAGCAGGTGTGGGTCGACCGGGGGAGCGGGCTGGAGCGGACGGAGGTCCGGTTCCCGGACGCCGCGGCGGTGCGCCGGCTCGCGCAGCGACTGGCCACATCGACCGGGCGGCGGCTGGACGACGCGCGGCCGTGGGTCGACGCGCGGCTGCCGGACGGCACCCGTATGCACGCGGTGCTGCCGCCCGTGGCGGTCGGCTCCACGTGCCTGTCGCTGCGGGTGGTGCGGCCCAGGGCGTTCCGCCTCGCCGAGCTCATCACTGCCGGCACGGTGCCGCCGGGCGGGGACCGGCTGCTCCGGGCGATGCTGGACGCCCGGCTGTCGTTCCTCGTGAGCGGCGGCACCGGATCCGGCAAGACGACGTTGCTGAGCAGCCTGCTCGGCCTCGTCGGCCCGCGGGAGCGGATCGTGCTGGCCGAGGACTCGGCAGAGCTGCGGCCCGACCATCCGCACGTGGTGCGGCTGGAGTCGCGAGTCGCCAACCAGGAGGGCATCGGCCACGTCAGCCTCCGCGACCTGGTGCGCCAGGCGCTGCGGATGCGGCCAGACCGGCTGGTGGTGGGCGAGGTCCGCGGCAGCGAAGTGACCGACCTGCTCATCGCGTTGAACACGGGCCACGAAGGCGGCTGCGGCACCGTGCACGCGAATGCCGCAGCCGATGTGCCCGCCCGGCTGGAGGCGCTGGCGGCGACCGCCGGGCTCGACCGTACCGCGCTGCACAGCCAGTTGGCGGCGGCACTGGACCTGGTCGTCCATCTCGTACGGGACCGCTCGGGGCGGCGCAGGATCGCGGAGATCCATGTGCTGGAGCGGGACCGGGACGGGCTGGTCACGACCGTACCGGCGGCGGTGTGGGGCGCGGAGGGCTTCGTGCCGGGGCGCGGCCGCCAGCGGCTGGAGGCGCTCTGCGCGCGGGGCGGAGGTGCGTGGTGA
- a CDS encoding type II secretion system F family protein: MAARDDGLRRSRLLLAGSGEAMRPEEERPDRVREFGASLRRRLGGRVGHEWWCLPGGVLLGLLGASVLPVVAGALAVPLVRRRLRAHQERKAAEDREEAVIGLCAAVSGELRAGTPPDRALLAAGADGLGDHGAALLAAARFGGDIPEALRKGAALPGADGLRGAAACWQVAAGSGAGLAEGMDRVAAALRAERDQRDEVRAQLAGPRATAVLLALLPVFGLLLGSAMGADPLRMLLHSAAGLSCLAVGVLLEFAGLAWVARIVRAAEGGGPA; the protein is encoded by the coding sequence ATGGCCGCACGGGACGACGGGCTGCGCCGGTCACGGCTGCTGCTCGCGGGCAGCGGAGAAGCGATGCGGCCGGAGGAGGAACGGCCCGACCGCGTCCGCGAGTTCGGGGCATCCCTGCGGCGACGGCTGGGCGGCCGGGTGGGGCACGAGTGGTGGTGCCTGCCGGGCGGTGTGCTGCTGGGGCTCCTGGGAGCGTCCGTGCTGCCGGTCGTCGCGGGCGCGCTGGCAGTGCCGCTGGTGCGGCGCCGGCTGAGGGCCCACCAGGAGAGGAAGGCGGCGGAGGACCGCGAAGAGGCGGTCATCGGCCTCTGCGCGGCCGTGTCGGGCGAGCTCAGAGCGGGGACGCCGCCCGACCGCGCGCTGCTGGCCGCCGGAGCGGACGGGCTTGGTGATCACGGTGCCGCGCTGCTCGCGGCGGCACGCTTCGGCGGCGACATCCCGGAGGCGTTGCGCAAGGGCGCGGCGCTGCCCGGAGCGGACGGGCTGCGGGGTGCGGCCGCGTGCTGGCAGGTGGCCGCGGGCAGCGGCGCCGGGCTTGCCGAAGGCATGGACCGGGTAGCGGCAGCGCTCCGCGCCGAGCGGGACCAACGGGACGAGGTGAGGGCGCAGTTGGCGGGGCCACGGGCCACGGCGGTGCTGCTGGCGCTGCTGCCCGTGTTCGGACTGCTGCTGGGCAGCGCAATGGGCGCCGACCCGTTACGGATGCTGCTGCACAGCGCCGCGGGGCTGAGCTGCCTGGCTGTCGGCGTGCTCCTCGAGTTCGCCGGACTGGCCTGGGTGGCGCGGATCGTCCGCGCGGCGGAAGGAGGTGGGCCGGCGTGA
- a CDS encoding type II secretion system F family protein, with protein sequence MSAQIVPSLWTAAALAAVGCVGTSAAWRREWSARRRARALLGAPPSGGEPARRSALADPPEWLRGAPVREVVLVFGVAAFGVVMVGGPAGWLAGGGGPCAAWWWLRRSRHERARGPTAEARAAAGQLPLAAELMAACLAAGSGPDHAAEAVGGSLGGPLGDRLLRAATELRLGGEPAAVWGRFGGLPGCEALARSMERAGTAGVPAVEPVARLANEARTRTSRAAAARARRAGVLVTAPLGLCFLPAFLAVGVAPVILGLARSLL encoded by the coding sequence GTGAGCGCGCAGATCGTCCCCAGTCTGTGGACGGCCGCGGCGCTGGCGGCCGTGGGGTGTGTGGGCACGTCCGCCGCGTGGCGGCGGGAGTGGTCAGCGCGGCGTCGGGCCCGTGCGCTGCTCGGCGCGCCGCCGTCCGGCGGGGAGCCGGCGCGGCGTTCAGCGCTGGCTGACCCACCGGAATGGCTCCGCGGGGCGCCCGTACGGGAGGTGGTCCTTGTGTTCGGGGTGGCGGCCTTCGGGGTGGTGATGGTCGGTGGCCCCGCCGGATGGCTGGCCGGAGGCGGGGGTCCCTGCGCTGCGTGGTGGTGGCTGCGGCGCAGTCGGCACGAGCGCGCCCGAGGCCCGACGGCCGAAGCGCGGGCGGCGGCCGGCCAGTTGCCGCTGGCGGCGGAGCTGATGGCCGCCTGCCTCGCGGCCGGGTCCGGCCCCGACCATGCGGCAGAGGCGGTGGGCGGCTCACTCGGCGGGCCGCTGGGCGATCGCCTTCTGCGGGCGGCGACCGAGTTGCGGCTCGGCGGCGAACCGGCAGCGGTGTGGGGGAGGTTCGGCGGACTCCCCGGCTGCGAGGCACTGGCGCGCAGCATGGAGAGAGCGGGAACGGCGGGCGTGCCCGCCGTGGAGCCGGTGGCCCGGCTGGCGAACGAGGCGCGCACCCGTACGTCGCGCGCGGCGGCGGCACGGGCCCGCAGGGCCGGGGTGCTGGTGACCGCGCCGTTGGGGCTGTGCTTCCTGCCCGCGTTCCTGGCCGTGGGAGTGGCTCCGGTGATCCTCGGGCTCGCGAGATCACTGCTGTGA
- a CDS encoding DUF4244 domain-containing protein — MATAEYAVGTIAACAFAAVLYKILTSAGVGSALQQMIEKALNAAG; from the coding sequence ATGGCGACCGCTGAGTATGCGGTGGGGACCATCGCCGCGTGCGCGTTCGCGGCGGTGCTCTACAAGATCCTCACGAGCGCCGGGGTCGGCAGTGCCCTGCAGCAGATGATCGAGAAGGCCCTCAATGCCGCGGGGTGA
- a CDS encoding TadE family type IV pilus minor pilin: MPRGERRGSWGRVRDERGYVTAETAVVVPSLVFLLAALLWGVMAGVALVQCVDGARAGARAAARGESREAVVEAVRSAAPDGASVEVVRHEELLQVRVKARSMGPGPLTLPVQASAVAMTEWTLGEVR; the protein is encoded by the coding sequence ATGCCGCGGGGTGAGCGGCGCGGCTCATGGGGCCGGGTACGCGACGAGCGGGGTTATGTCACGGCGGAGACCGCGGTGGTGGTGCCTTCGCTGGTGTTCCTCCTGGCGGCGCTGCTGTGGGGAGTCATGGCGGGCGTCGCCCTCGTCCAGTGCGTCGACGGTGCGCGGGCGGGCGCCCGCGCGGCGGCGCGGGGCGAGTCGCGGGAGGCGGTGGTCGAGGCGGTGCGTTCGGCGGCACCGGACGGAGCGTCCGTGGAGGTCGTCCGGCACGAAGAGCTCCTCCAAGTACGGGTGAAGGCCCGCTCCATGGGCCCGGGCCCGCTGACCCTGCCGGTGCAGGCGAGCGCGGTCGCGATGACGGAGTGGACCCTGGGGGAGGTGCGATGA
- a CDS encoding DEAD/DEAH box helicase, giving the protein MANNHEPLTVLERLAAGPDRATRITHTEHVPPRIGRHAAWPDQIRPEVVSAVQAAGIDRPWEHQARTASYAVEGTSTVVATGTASGKSLAYLVPTLSTLLDGAEAPNGRGTTALYLAPTKALAADQRRAITELAAPLGTSVRPAVFDGDTPFEEREWVRLFANYVLTNPDMLHRGLLPGHARWSSFLRALRYVVIDECHTYRGIFGSHVAQVLRRLRRLCARYGSDPVFLLASATSADPQEAASRLTGVPVTAVTEDTSPRGELVFALWEPPLTELAGERGAPVRRTATAETAELLTDLAVQGTRTVAFVRSRRGAELISLIAQDRLAQIDRSLPGRVAAYRGGYLPEERRALERALHSGELLGLAATTALELGVDVSGLDAVLITGYPGTRASLWQQAGRAGRTGQGALAVLVARDDPLDTYLVHHPESLFRHPVESTVLDPDNPYVLAPHLCAAAAEIPLTEADSDLFGPECRGLLDQLGERGLLRRRGSSWYWTKRERAVDLTDIRGGGGKPVQVVEEGTGRLLGTVDAGAAHASVHEGAVHLHQGRTYVVNRLDLDDSVALVEESSPPWSTMARDTTSVSVIETETEIPWGEGRLHFGSVEVTNQVVSYLRRKLITGEVLGESKLDLPPRTLRTRAIWWTVTEDQLDAARIGPEILAGALHAAEHASIGLLPLFATCDRWDIGGVSIPLHPDTLLPTVFVYDGHPGGAGFAERGFRTAREWLTATREAIASCECESGCPSCIQSPKCGNGNDPLHKAGAIRLLNQLLAGAA; this is encoded by the coding sequence ATGGCCAACAATCACGAGCCGCTCACCGTGCTCGAACGTCTCGCTGCCGGTCCGGACCGAGCTACGCGCATCACCCATACGGAGCATGTGCCCCCTCGGATCGGCCGCCATGCGGCATGGCCTGATCAGATCCGGCCCGAAGTGGTCAGCGCCGTTCAGGCGGCCGGGATCGACCGGCCGTGGGAGCACCAGGCGCGCACCGCCTCGTACGCCGTCGAGGGCACCTCGACCGTGGTCGCCACCGGCACCGCCTCCGGCAAGTCCCTGGCCTATCTGGTGCCCACCCTGAGCACGCTGCTGGACGGCGCCGAGGCGCCCAACGGCCGCGGCACCACCGCGCTCTATCTCGCGCCCACCAAGGCGCTCGCCGCCGACCAGCGCCGCGCGATCACGGAACTCGCCGCGCCGCTGGGCACCTCGGTGCGCCCGGCCGTCTTCGACGGCGACACCCCCTTCGAGGAACGCGAGTGGGTGCGGCTCTTCGCCAACTACGTGCTGACCAACCCGGACATGCTGCACCGCGGACTGCTGCCAGGACACGCCCGCTGGTCCTCCTTCCTGCGCGCGCTGCGCTATGTCGTCATCGACGAGTGCCACACCTACCGCGGCATATTCGGCTCTCATGTCGCCCAGGTCCTGCGCCGACTGCGGCGGCTCTGCGCCCGCTACGGCTCCGACCCCGTCTTCCTGCTGGCGTCCGCGACCTCCGCCGACCCGCAGGAGGCGGCCAGCCGGCTCACGGGCGTCCCGGTCACCGCCGTCACCGAGGACACCTCGCCCCGCGGCGAACTGGTCTTCGCGCTCTGGGAGCCGCCGTTGACCGAACTGGCGGGTGAACGCGGCGCGCCCGTACGCCGTACGGCCACCGCGGAGACCGCGGAACTCCTCACCGACCTGGCCGTCCAGGGCACCCGCACCGTCGCGTTCGTACGCTCCAGACGCGGCGCCGAGCTCATCTCGCTGATCGCCCAGGACCGTCTCGCGCAGATCGACCGCAGCCTGCCCGGACGCGTCGCGGCGTACCGGGGCGGCTATCTGCCCGAGGAACGCCGGGCCCTCGAACGGGCCCTGCACTCCGGCGAGCTCCTCGGGCTGGCCGCCACCACCGCGCTCGAACTCGGCGTCGACGTGTCCGGCCTGGACGCGGTCCTCATCACCGGCTATCCCGGCACCCGCGCCTCGCTGTGGCAGCAGGCGGGCCGCGCCGGTCGTACGGGCCAGGGCGCCCTGGCCGTGCTCGTCGCCCGCGACGATCCGCTGGACACGTATCTCGTCCACCACCCCGAGTCCCTCTTCCGGCACCCCGTCGAATCGACGGTGCTCGACCCCGACAACCCGTACGTCCTGGCTCCTCACCTCTGCGCCGCCGCCGCCGAAATACCGCTCACCGAGGCGGACTCGGACCTTTTCGGGCCGGAGTGCCGCGGGCTCCTGGACCAGCTCGGGGAGCGCGGGCTGCTCCGGCGCCGCGGCTCGTCCTGGTACTGGACCAAGCGCGAGCGCGCGGTCGACCTCACCGACATCCGGGGCGGCGGCGGGAAGCCCGTCCAGGTCGTGGAGGAGGGCACCGGGCGTCTCCTCGGCACGGTCGACGCCGGGGCGGCCCACGCGAGCGTCCACGAAGGCGCCGTCCACCTCCACCAGGGGCGCACCTATGTGGTGAACCGCCTCGACCTGGACGACTCCGTCGCCCTCGTCGAGGAGTCCAGCCCGCCCTGGTCCACGATGGCCCGCGACACCACCTCCGTGTCCGTGATCGAGACCGAGACGGAGATCCCCTGGGGCGAGGGCAGGCTGCACTTCGGCTCGGTCGAGGTCACCAACCAGGTCGTGTCGTATCTGCGCCGCAAGCTCATCACCGGCGAGGTGCTGGGGGAGTCGAAGCTCGACCTTCCGCCGCGCACGCTGCGCACCCGCGCGATCTGGTGGACGGTCACCGAGGACCAGCTCGACGCGGCCCGGATCGGCCCGGAGATCCTGGCCGGTGCGCTGCACGCGGCCGAGCACGCCTCCATCGGTCTGCTGCCGCTGTTCGCGACGTGCGACCGCTGGGACATCGGCGGCGTCTCCATCCCGCTGCACCCGGACACCCTCCTGCCGACGGTCTTCGTCTACGACGGCCACCCGGGCGGCGCCGGATTCGCCGAACGGGGCTTCCGCACGGCCCGGGAATGGCTCACGGCCACCCGCGAGGCCATCGCCTCGTGCGAGTGCGAATCGGGCTGCCCGTCCTGCATCCAGTCGCCCAAGTGCGGCAACGGCAACGACCCGTTGCACAAGGCCGGCGCCATCCGGCTGCTCAACCAGCTCCTCGCCGGCGCGGCCTGA
- the bldG gene encoding anti-sigma factor antagonist BldG: MDLSLSTRTVGDRTIVEVGGEIDVYTAPKLREQLVELVNDGSYHLVVDMEGVDFLDSTGLGVLVGGLKRVRAHEGSLRLVCNQERILKIFRITGLTKVFPIHGSVDDAVAATD, encoded by the coding sequence GTGGACCTGTCCCTGTCGACCCGTACTGTTGGCGATCGCACGATCGTCGAGGTCGGTGGCGAGATTGATGTATACACCGCGCCCAAGTTGCGCGAGCAGCTCGTCGAGCTCGTGAACGACGGGAGCTACCACCTCGTCGTGGACATGGAAGGCGTGGACTTCCTCGACTCGACTGGTCTCGGTGTGCTCGTCGGCGGGCTCAAGCGGGTGCGTGCCCACGAGGGCTCGCTCCGTCTCGTCTGCAACCAGGAGCGCATTCTCAAGATCTTCCGTATCACGGGCCTGACCAAGGTGTTCCCGATCCACGGCTCCGTCGACGATGCCGTCGCGGCCACCGACTGA
- a CDS encoding ATP-binding protein: MATVELRFSALPEHVRTARLVAAAVARRAGVDEAVLDEVRLAVGEACTRAVSLHMSNGVDSPVRVALIEDEKKFSIEVGDEAPGSTGALVPGARDEIPEPPSEDEEAEADGEMGLAVISGLVDDVEITADEKGGIIRMSWPTTPAPALP, translated from the coding sequence ATGGCCACCGTGGAACTCCGTTTCAGCGCGCTTCCGGAGCATGTGCGGACGGCGCGGCTGGTGGCCGCCGCCGTGGCGCGCCGTGCCGGAGTCGATGAGGCCGTGCTGGACGAGGTGCGGCTCGCCGTGGGCGAGGCATGCACCCGCGCGGTGAGCCTGCACATGAGCAACGGCGTGGACAGCCCCGTACGGGTCGCCCTGATCGAGGACGAGAAGAAGTTTTCCATCGAGGTCGGCGACGAGGCCCCGGGTTCCACCGGCGCGCTCGTGCCCGGCGCTCGCGACGAGATCCCCGAGCCCCCGTCCGAGGACGAGGAGGCGGAGGCCGACGGCGAGATGGGCCTCGCGGTGATCAGCGGACTCGTCGACGATGTTGAGATCACCGCTGATGAGAAGGGCGGGATCATCCGTATGAGCTGGCCCACGACGCCTGCTCCGGCCCTCCCCTGA